The DNA window gtgtgcatgcatttgtaTGCAGTCGCGTGTGTGTTGGGGGTATTTCCTGGGGTCTTAGCCATCATTATTGATGTGCATGGATTTTTCTGATTGAACTGAAGGTCGATAAAGACCTTTAACATACAAACAGAGGAAACGTTGTTGCATCATTTACATTTCTATGAATAAACAGCAAACTAAGGTGTTGATCAGTTACAGCTGCACACGACCTTAATCACAGGTCTAACTGATTATAGGCTATCAGAAGATTATAGAGAACAATCTTTGGAAACACCACACAGTGTGATACTGTAACCCATGTAGTCATGAATATATCATAATGAGTGACAAGGTTTGGAAGCGCTCAAGGTTACTCCGTGTTACTGCTTCTTTAAATAGTACTACGAGATCGTAAACATGGAGTCACTGCAGCATTTATGGAAGAAGTACTCAGTACTCCTTTTCTTTGGTACCAGTACTAACACCTCTATGTGAAAATACTCCTGTACAAGGAGTAATTGTGTGGTTGCTGCGTAGCTGTCAGAGaatgcactttgttttttttatttaaaaacaccaatgcctcagctccagctatAGGCAGATAACAGATAATCAATAATCAGTGCTGTGAAAACAGATTGATCAGTGaggctgatgatgatgtcacatgtGTACTGAGTTTATAACATTTGAACAtgtaatgcatgttttttttataaaggacaatccagaaaaacatttattcccacaaatgaaaaacatgttctGAACCAGATTTCTCTGTGAATTGCCATCCAACGTGTTTGAGCAGGTGACTGAATCAAATGCAGAATAATAGAACCTACatgtaattaaaaatagactaaCAAACTGGGACACACGCGGAGCTTACAAACTAACTATAATAAATGAACCCTAATTGAAAAactaaatgacaaaaaaataattcaaacatcaaagtaCTACTTTTAATTCTCCAAAAGGGGTCACTAATGTGTCACATAATGTTTTTCATCAATGATCGcaataaatcatttttcatccttacaacagaaaatgtgtttaatcagCAGGTTGTCTGATTGACGAGAACAATTATATCATATTAGCAGATCATGCTAAGATTGAACAACATATAGAGGGTTTAGAGTTACGCTGATTTACTGTGAACAGAGCTGAACACATGTCTGGACAGTGGAGGAGCAGCATTATGGATTACTGTGTGCACTAAACTATCATCTGAATACTCTACTGATTTGACAAAGCTTAAGGTTGTATATTAAACAAGTTTATCATAGTGATGGTATTTCCTGTCCAGGACTTTAAGGGACTATTTTATGAAGTGACCTCATCAGTTTTAGGACAGTTCTCCACAGAGGTCTATACCATGCAGTAATAAAAAACATCACTAGTTATTTCAGCGTTTTTATGAACCCTCCATAGAAAAaacgttgtttttttcatgaaaagtccGCAAGAAAACATCGACATCAAGCTACCTTTGTAATCAAAAACTTTGCCTTTAGTTTAAGCTTCTCCCTGTTAACTCTATTTCTATTATTttatgatacacacacacacacacacacacacacacacacacacacacacacacacacacacacacacacacacacacacgcaatgTTCATTGAAGCGCTTAATTGAATCCAGGATGCTGCTCAGCATGTGAATTATACATATTACACATATGACACATATACACACCTGTTATGTTTTCCaccacatttcatgtaaatgtttgtaagtgtgtgtgtgcgttttatGTCAATTAATGATGCTCTGTATCTGAGAATCACTGCTGAAAAGAAACCATCTGGTGAATAAAATAACCTAACTCTCacaatgtttttataaacaaacatgttgatttagAAGGTCTGTTCAGTGTTCTTCTTGGATTGTCTCTCTTGGTGCCAGGTCCTCAGGTTAGTGTGTAAGAGCGCTGACTTCAAACTGCTGTCAGATGTCCAAGAAACATTGGTGTATTGATACATGTCTGTAACTGTCAGTCACATTAAAGCTGACACTTTACGTCTACATAGTACATGAATAAGAGAGGAGCTGTCTGGATTGGCAGGGGTCACTATCAATATGAACAACATTTCTCCATCTCGTTCTGTTGTATTAAAAATGAGGCCTAAATACCAGTGACAGGCTCTGACATCTTGCACTGGTGACGTGATTTGAAGCTATGGCATGACAGAAGGAATATTGCACTATACCTATACTTACTgttcctcctttcctctgctAATTTGGTAAAGAACGCTGCAGAAGCTGCAtgtgtcaacagagctgtcaatcaagacGTTACATAAAGGGGTGGGCACACAATTTTTTGGCTTCACCTTATGCCGCTCTTTTGCTGTCCATTATATATGCAGCCAATGGGAGCACGTCCTGTGTTTTACATCTGGGCACACATGTGAGGAGCTGTTGCATCTTCTCTCAGTTTTTCAatttcactgttttttgtttatttttttttcaggagggTTCAGCATGCAATGcctgacccctgacctctgacccccccTGATAGAGcctctgtggaggaggaggacaaggagcaCCCAGCAGAGCTCCAAAGAAGGATGGAGGGTGGAGAGGAGGATAGCCAAAGACAGATAGCTGAGTCCTCTTCCAGACTTGGGAGGGCAGCCCCAAGagtagaaggaggaggaggaggaggcagggaaGGAGGAGCTGGAGTAGGGGACAGTGGAGACCCCTGCACACAAAATGGCCTCATAGACACCCATAGGCTTGGGGGGGAGCCTCGGGAGGCGTTGCTATTGGTGTACTCAGCTCCTCAATATCAGCGTCATGTGGTGAATACACCTCCTCAGCAGGAGAGGAACAGGATGGGAGGAGGTCCGCCTCAGCTCCTGAACCCCAGTGCTCTCCTCCCCCAACAGGTGTTTTCCGACCCTCACTACAGGCCGGCCCCAAGCCTCCTCCTGTGCCCAGAGAGCGTTCTGCGGGCGTGGGGAGAGGCAGGGGGAGGCGACTGCTGTGAGACTACCTTCATTGAAGGTCTGAGCCCTGATGCTTCCTTctcagatgctgctgctgcctcctccaCAAAGGAGGCGCTGCTGTTTGCTGACGGGAGGTTTATGGACTATTCTGGAGAGGACGCAAAGATTCATACGCTCTCGTATGACATTGATGACGACGACGAGTTTCAGGAGCTTGAGGTCAGCAGGTTCAAATCATCAGTGTTTTatcatctgaaaataaaaaagcctgGGGGactcagtgatttttaaatacTCAATAAAATGTATACCAGCTGGCTAATAGAGCGCCGTCTGCAGGTGCGAAGATGCATGTGATAGGCTGCTAGTCCTTTAGAGACCACTAGTCCTGTTGTGATCAAACCCTGAGGTTTCAGGTTTTGCTCATTCTAGCTACGTCATTCCTCATGTTGGCATAACTTGACTGGCATCTTGGTTCAGGAATGAGAAGCTAACTGTCTGCTAGCTTGGCATGTGAGCTAACTGGATATCATATTTTACCTTGTTATGAAAAACAGACTTCTTAAACCAATGGCTTAAGCTATTTTAGGGAACATTTTTAACACGTTGGGAAGGTCCTTCCTTTTATCTGAGCTTAGCTTAAAGACGGGAAGCACTGCTAGTTTAGCTCAATCAACCTTAAAAACACCCCAGGCTATTGGTCTTTATTATGTTGACTAGTTTTCATTATATTTAGTTTTGTGAAGATCTTATGTGTATTGTCTGTTACCGTGTTTTGTCTGTTAGGAATTTGACCCTGTTTCATAGGAAGCATATTTAATAATCCATCTAATTGAGCTCCCTGACATCCCTCCATCCGTCCGGTTGTGAGTTATTGAGTTTCCAGCAGAATGAGATTAGCGAGCTGCGGCTCTCTGAACGACACATTTGGCCGTCTAACAGCCAATCGCTTTAGAGAAGATTAGCTAGAAATGCTGTGAATTTGTCTCGGTAAAGTCCATCTTTAATCTACTCTGTCCCTCTAataccagagagagagagagggagattaCTGCAAGAGTGTCCAGACCTGCTTGCACTTCCATACTAGTTATAGTTTATCACAGCACATGTCAAATCTTTTTGTAACATTAAAATATTCATTGtcagttttaaaacaaaagcttACCAGCTGGCTTAGAGAGCGCCGTTTAGAGTAAAAATGGTTACGTGTTGATTAAAAGAAGCACATCTGTCTGCACATAATGTTTGTCTTGAAGGAGGAGTCTGAGGAGTATTTAAAGGTGCAGGCAGACTGTGTCATGACAACAAGTTCACTTAATGGTACACTGTGCAAGAAAGCCTCATACAAGCTTATCTGTGTCATATGAGATTGGAATCTTTTCTTATTGTGAAATAAAAGCCTGGTTAGCTGTAGCCCCATAAATTCACACCATACATCCATCTGCAGAGGAAGTCACAGTTCTTTCACTGGACAGACGATGAGTTTGTTAACtaacctgtctgtgtgttttatcagAGTGATTACTCCAGTGAATCAGAGAGTGAGGATGCCTTCCTGTTGATGCCTCCTAGAGATCACCTGGGCCTCAGTGTCTTCTCCATGCTTTGCTGCTTCTGGCCGCTCGGCATTGCTGCCTTCTACCTGTCGCATGAGGTAAGGACACTCCCACTCACCTGAGCTGTAAAACCATGCTGGCCGGGCAGAGCTCCAAAGAGTTCATTAGAAATAGTTTGACTGACTTGTACTGAGTTTATCTTGGCTCAGTGGTATTGGTATTACAACTGGTACTAATCTCTCTTAATTAACAGAGGTGAAGAGTTTTGATACCTGCATGAAAAAAAGTGTGGTAAAGCTGGTGTGTTCAGAAATACTTGGATTTTGGAGTCAATTGCAAGAATTTCACTGGAAGAAACAGCTGAGTAACTACTTTGACATTGTAGCGTCTAATTGTAGTAGTGATAGTCGAAGCATTAGCAACAGTCCCAGTAcaatctctatttacagattctacgTAAAACATGTAGAATCTGCTGTATCTGCTGTAATGACATCCTGGCTCTCAACAATGGTAATTTAAAGACAATTGTCTGCATGGCTGCATCTGATGGACTCGGTGTTGCAAAAGCCAATCAGCAATTAAATTTCCCGACTTCCTGGAGCAAAACTACAACCAGTAAAAGCTTTGTAGATGCCCAGTTGCAGCAAAAGTATCAGCACCAGAAATCATGAGAATGTTGAAGCAGCAGTGACAAAACTACTGGCAATAGTGATATAATTGTATTATTACTATAACAGTATTATCATTAAGATGGTACTACTGATCAAACTGTAGTAACTGTAGAACTTTTTAGGTCgagtagaatcagttatatttGAACCCGGTTGCTTGCACgtttccatcactgcaacacctgttggtttgacatTTGCCTGCCGTTCAAAACTGCCGTGTGTGGGGGTGGTTTCAAATCGCCTTCTCCttctcctaccttctctggtcaaaacaaaaacaaaccattccacATCAGAATTAAAGATTAGAAGGAGAACATACAGGCTTCctaaatgtctgatgatatagtaaggtcattttatgattcaATTCAGTAGTTAttttacatattggaccttgtTAAACACTGCAACTGAAACACTGTCACGCTCAATTATCTACCACCTGAACACAGAATGTACATGTGAGGACACCTGTAACACCTTGTTGGCCTGGTATTGGACAGTTTGGAGATGGTGGCTGAGAGGGGGATGAGGGACAAAATCACAGCCATACTGGAcaactcctctcaccctctccatgatgagctgtggcagatgggaAGTTCCTTCAGCCATCGTCTCAtccccccaggtgcaaaacTGAGCACTTCAGGCGCTCCTTTGTGCCTActgccatcagactgtacaacagcagtgGGTCCTAGTCTGTCTTCTTAATCATAGACAGACATCCTGCTTATAATAGTTGTGAATACAtagtatctttatttttatttttattcctatATATTCCAAATGTATTCATACTCATATGCATGTTCTTCTTGTTATCTTTTACTGCTGTAGCACTTGAATTcccccactggggatcaataaaggactatgttatcttatcttaacCAATTAGATCACACAGTAATTCAAGCTTGACCACCGTCATTAGGACTCAGATTGATGTGTTCAAgaatgaggaggatgaggaaaaggagcaagagaagagaaagaggaagataagaaaagaggaagatgattaaGAGAACAGATATGTCACCTTCAGTTCAGCATTGAGAATACAGAGATTTTGTTTCCCCTTTGCATTtagcagtcacatacacagTCAGGTGCATTTCTTATGTTTGTGTTGAAAGTTTTGCGAAAAAGCATCACTTTTAGAGGTTAATGTAATTCTGTGTGTAGTGCTTGCTTTTGCAAGAGATGTaagatgttttacattttgtgcatATGTTGTTGGTTTTTCTGTGGAGTTTTGAGAATCAGGGCCCTCGTTTCAGGAACTGTGTTTTTGCATAGTGAAATACTATAATACAGAAGTAGTTTACGGTACAGCTGTTATAGTGTGTTGCCACTGATGTGATGTTGTAGTGTGTTTAACAGATGACATAGTGCAGGTATTAGCTGGTGTAGTTTGTTTAACAGATGATGTGTGCCTGTCAGCTGATGCAATGTTTATAAAGTGAAGAAGTGTTTGTGGCACTTCTTTAAAAGCTcatagcgtgtgtgtgtgtcagctgatGAAGTTTTGTGAAACAGATGatttattgtgtgtttctgatgtAGTGTGTATGCAGATGTAAATGTGTGGTTTGTGTTCAGACTGCAGATGATCTGCTCTCTTGCTGCagtttcttcttcctttctttcagtTTGTGGAACATTATTACGAAGCTGCTcctacacacactgacacaacacTCCTTATATAACTGCACTGGGTTGCAGGCTTAAGTTAAAAGGTAGCCATAGTTTGGATGTAATTTCTAATTCAGGATGGAGTTAATGCACTATTTACATTCAAGGTGTTGCAATGGCTGAGATAGTTCATGCATAAGTGCATATTACACCTAGCCCCTACTAGATGTAAAgtccttcattttaaaaggaTGGAAAACttggaggatgaagaagagtcAGTGGTTTTACCGACTGTTTGGCGTCAGCAGTGCATTCTCTGCAGTAATAAGAGAAGTACTCCATATACATGTACATGTTGAAACACATTTCCAGAAACTGTGGCTCAATTTCTCAAACAAAGTGAAACTAGTTAACTGAAACAAAATGATACACGCAGCTATCATATGCTTCTGACTGCAACACTAGAAGGCACAATtagaaacagtttaaaaaaataaaagatcatgaatacagaaaagttaacaaaataaatatttactaaTTTCTGTGATAAAAAGTGTTTAGCTGAACTGACAAAAAACAATGCATTTTGAAGGCCAGTTTTTCTAAGTGAACCGAGTGTGCTAAATAATGCAATTTGTGTTCAGACACTTGCACAGTTGTGATTTAGAATGCTATTTTAGTGAGACCACTCTGCTTAAAGTTTAGCAGTTTGGAGTCACGTTGGTGATACATGAGCTTCAAGAATTGTGTGCATagttacatttttgtgtgtatgaAATGGGGGAAAAACTGTAAAAGACCTCATGTTTAGTTGACTATCTCACCACTTGATATCTGTGTTCTGGATTAACTGAAGTTATTTTCAGCATTAAGTCTCTTTAGAGAAAAGTATGCTCAAGAGGCAAAACAGTACATCAAGAACCAATGCCTGATTGTTCACATGAAGTTAGTCATCATGTCTGTGTCAAAACTTTGTTTAGTTTGGACATTACGCTCTACTAGTTACAGTAAGATGAACCTTACGGCCCTGAGGTGAAACCAAACAACGACGTAACAAGATTCAACATAGGGTTTAATGTGGACCTTGAACACAAACTTACACATACCTGGTGCCACAGGCCACTGATCTGCAGTCAGCCCGATGAGGACACTCCGTCTGTCTGccgtctctgtgtttgagtctgtCTTTGTATGGTCTTTATAGTATGGAAAATTGAAATGCTAAAAAAAGAGTGTTGGCTGATCTACTGCATGTGTTGCGGTTTCCATGGCACCTCACACCTACAGTTCAAAAAGAGACAGGGCTGGTTGTCAGTGGCAACACATCCCACACTGGAATCCATCACTGCACAATACGAAGCTCTGCAGCAGCAagaaaagggaggagggggaggggggtgttaaaaaaaaaaaaaaaaaaaaaaatagaagcgTTGAGTCATGTGAGATGAACAGTTGAGCCCAAACAGGAAATCGTTCCCCCCGTCCGGTCTTTAAAGAGGGAAAAGAATAAAGTACAGTATCattcaaaaattaaaaagactAATTGATGTTTATGTTACAATAAAAGCCCGGCAGTATTGCAGAAACAAGATATTCTCTCAGTCACTTGTAATGTTTACTATCAGGACACCTCAGTGTGTAGTAATTAACTCTACTGTTATTGTATCTTACTTTAAGGACACATAACACTCATAACACTTGACTTTCAGGGTAATATTCTATCTTTGTTTTACTGTAAGTAGGATTTACTGTCAGGATGAATTACTGTCTGGGCAATTTACTGGCAAGATCCATTTCTGTCAAGGCACTTTACTTGACAGATGCTTGCGTGTCAGAATTTTTCATTGGGAACTTCTCAGGGAAACTACTAGTTTAACCCTGAAATGTTCTTCAGGATTAACTTCACTTAAATATCTGTCAACTACTCGACACATACCTGTCAAGATAGGCTTCTTCAAAATCAATTACTATTGAGACTTTTAACTTGCAGGGGAGGGAACCTTTTGGGGCTCTGGTGACCTAGAGGTTATGTCCTGCATATCATTCTCTATCTCTCCAATGTCTTACTCTAGCTTCTGTCCTTTGatataaaaggcacaaaaaagtttttaaaaatctgtatgAAAAAATCCCAAAACGTTTCTGTAGCGACACATAACTGTTGGACACTTAACTGTCCGGAAACATAACTATCaagatatttttcaatacacTGAGAAGATACTTTATGCTCAAAATACCTCAGGATGATTCACTATTACTCTGATATCTGCACtcagttcattaaaaaaatctctatatatatataagataaATAtattcggtgccttgctcaaaggaACATTGGCAGTACTTGGCAAGCGACCAAGCACCTCTCCACAATCCatttccatattttggtccatGCAGGGACTTTAACAGACTTTtccccaagtccctacagactgactgctgctgctgccccacCACTAACCCTGTAGTGTCGATTTcaggttatttaaaaaaatctatcttATTGGTGATGGTCTTTTTCACTGATTAGGTCTTATAGAGGTAGTAGTCTGTTGAATGGATTCTTAACCGTCCAGAACTTTTACTTTCAGGACCCTTTACACTAAAAAGACTTTAATGTAAGGGCAATTTACTATGACTGTACACACAAGAAACTTCACTGTTTTGGCACAATACTGTCAAGCATTGACTTGTCATGATACTATACTGGCAGGATCCTTTACACTGAAAATAATTCACTGGTTTGGTAAATGACTTTCAGAACACTTTAATTTAAGGTAAGTTAACGTAGAACATTTTTGTGGAGGTCTGTAATGAGCTGTTGCTCAGGGTGTAAAGGGGAAAGTGAAGTGGACAGCAGTGTGTCTGTTATTTATGCATTTCTGACACTCGCAGAATTTTTTACTGTCAGGgtacatttctgtatttttttttgtctgtcaggCCGATTTACTCTCTGAACTCATGTGTCCTGACAGCAAACTGTTCTGGTGGCAGACTGAAACAAACAATCTGTTTGTTGTTAAGCTGGTGTGGATAATCTGAATGGATGCTTTAGAGTGTagccccaaaacacacacacacacacacacacacacacacacacacacacacacacacacacacacacacacacacacacacacacacacacacacacacacacacacacacacacacacacacacacacacacacacacacacacacacctctttacATAACTCTCTGGCTCCACACATTCTGCTCAGACCTACAAGGACGTTTTTCATAATGCAGCAGATACTGTGGGAGCGCCTCATTGTCTTCATCTGGACCAATCAGAAGTGGCCCCGCACTGCTGCTCTGGTTGACTGACGTCAGTGATTGGACGTCTGATTGTTCTGAAAGTGTAATTAAATCTTACTGGAAGTGAAGCAGTGTTTCCAGAGAGCTGTTTCCTGCCAGCTAGCTTATTAATCATGTTCAAAAATCAATTCAGCTTGTAAACACTCGCACTCATTTAGAAATTCTCTGAGAGTCCAAGGGATGATCCTGGTGacattaattaaacagaaaTTTAAATACAGACTAGTCACCTAGTCAGAATTTaacacaatttatttaacaCAGCTAATCACTGTCCAAACCCTTATTTCATGTAGCCAActaaattgttattttcatCATGTTCTTCAGGAACAAAACTGACAGCTTTGTTAAATGCTGCTGAACTGTGTAGAACTTTGCGATGTGGATCCCGTTAATGATGTAAAAAGGTTTGCTGAGTGTAGTTAACATAAGCAGTTCTAGCAccaccagccttcagtcctccatGCATGTTGACATCCACATGCCTACGCTGAATGTAGTTACGCTTATCTCTTGTTGAGTGGTTATCTACAAGTTTACCTGCACTTTCATCAGACGccatccatccactgtcctcGTTTACATCCAGGCAGTAATGGAGAGAAAGCAGGCCAATTCACCGGCGCTACTAGCCCCAGCTAATTGCAGGTGGTTGCATCACAGCTCTGACACTTGAGCTACGGCTCAGCGTTAGAGACTGCCATTTCTCAACTTGAAGAtttggggtttgatccccagctccagtAACCACACATCAGAGTGTCCATGGGCAAGAACCCCAAACCCTGCTGCTACTGTCACCAACAATGTGTGAATGCGTGTGAATGGAATAATATTGTTGGGCAGTGTGTTTATGTAGCCTCTGGCATCAGTGTGGGAATATGGTGCCAGTTCCTAAATGAGACATACAGTGTAAAAgcactacataaaaaaaaaacaccatccaAGTCAATTTGCACAGAACCAGACAGATAAAAGGACCCAAAATGCAGGCTCACACAAAGCAGAGTTCAGTAGGTAAGCAGATTTTAATAACCAGTCCATGTCGGAACACAGGTAAGCATAAAGAGGAGCAAACAGATCCAAAATCGGCAGgcaaaacacaaacacgagAAAGCAGACTATTGTCAAAAAACACTGGTAGGCTCACTGGAAGAAAAAGGCTGGAACTAGGCAAAGGAACACACTATTCACTGGCAAcatgaaggaggaaacacagggaCGTTATACACAGACAATCGGGGGATAAGGAGACACAGGTGCGCACAATCAGGGCAGGGAGGCACAAATCAGGaaaacatgaggagcaggatctgaaagacagagacaaggaacaaaataaaacaggaaatgacaataatacagaaataactggacagaaacaaaacatgacctTAGGTAACTTTACTGGTTGTGCCACATTAACCATTTACAACTTTAAGCTGGCATTGTGGAACTACATTTATAATATCAATTATTCTAACTGCCTAGAAATTCCGATTAGTAGTGAGGATGACGACGTTGAATTGTTTGGTGGACTTTTTGCACATCCCTCAGAGATCCCTCTTCAACAGAGCAAAACCAAGTTATAAAAGAAATCTCAGTTAAACCTTTTTTAACAGCTTCTTCTTACATTACAATGAGTTGGAACATCACAAGTCGGTCACAGCATATTGGCTCCCTACTGAGACAAATACTAATGGGAGTTGTAGTGACTTGATTTTGCCAATCAAAATAAGCTAACATTAGTGTTTTTATTATCGcaactgctaaaaaaaaaaaaagggtgttgTTGTTTGAAGTATGAAGTCTGGagaatattttttgtttatctttaaatgTAGTAATGAGCATCAAACATGAGGCTGAGCGAAATTTTAGTaacattgttttattgttgtgtggTAGTACTGCATGTATTGCTGTTTCCATGGCACCTCACACCTACAGTTCAGAAAGATACAGGGCTGGTTGCCAGTGGCGACACTTCCCACACTGGAATCCATCACTGCACAATAAGAAGCTCTGCAGTAGCAAGAAGAAACCCACTGAGGGGCAATGACTCAGTCCACAAACATCTGCGCAATCAACGGGTTTATTTTCACATCGTCCATTAACAATAAAGCATCTGGTCATCTTTACATAGGCCTACACTTAAGTTATACAAAAATGGCTCTATCAGGAGTCTTGATGTGTAGAATCTTAGGTTTATCTACAAAAGTAATCTAAGCATCTGGTAattcaaaaactaaaactaaactgGATGCTTTGCCTCTTGATCATATTAGCGTGATCTAAATCTGATCCCAGAGCAGGGGGACTGATGTTCTTCCATCCCTTATAATCTTGTGTATTCTAATGTTGTTTATCTGTCTGTGAACTTTGTAAAGCCTCCATAAACTGATTATGAATTGAGTCTGTTTGGTATTGTTTggtattaaaattaaaatgattagCTGAGTGCTGATAATGGAGGTACATGAAACAGTGGAACAGTGCAGGAAAGTGTCCCAGCATGCATCTTGCACCAACCAGTCTGGTTCTGTGCGACAGTCTGactgttaaagggatacttcaccctttgaaacatgaatctgtattgacattgggtcatatatgtagtagaaatgtgaaatacattttgaagttggtgccttcttgaccgagaaaaggcagaaagtgtctttttggctcatgtggatgaaagacaccaaatcccagaatgcacagcacagcaggccactcccactaaggtcctctatttacagacattacacatacggccgtttcctcaactgattccgagatttcttcctgaaggaattggcatcttggaaattcctggcagaaaacagactctatgtctgtgtccataggcaaacagtgagagcaccaacaccaccagtccgccccagctcgagccggctccggctcctcgtcctcaccgccgccgacaggcaggagGCAGCTGCCACCTCGCCGCTATATTGcggctcgtagagatagccacgaACATCCGATTCAAGCACaggaccttcaaaatccccttcatccatatcagtttgaagttgaaacataatttttttcgCCACTGTTGGttcttatcagctttctccatagagcctgttagcacagctaccaagcaatatggcggacgttaagatttgtt is part of the Labrus bergylta chromosome 10, fLabBer1.1, whole genome shotgun sequence genome and encodes:
- the LOC109977077 gene encoding synapse differentiation-inducing gene protein 1, producing the protein MEGGEEDSQRQIAESSSRLGRAAPRVEGGGGGGREGGAGVGDSGDPCTQNGLIDTHRLGGEPREALLLVYSAPQYQRHVVNTPPQQERNRMGGGPPQLLNPSALLPQQVFSDPHYRPAPSLLLCPESVLRAWGEAGGGDCCETTFIEGLSPDASFSDAAAASSTKEALLFADGRFMDYSGEDAKIHTLSYDIDDDDEFQELESDYSSESESEDAFLLMPPRDHLGLSVFSMLCCFWPLGIAAFYLSHETNKAVSKGDFHHASSSSRRALFLAVLAITIGTGIYVGVAVALIAYLSKNHHW